A segment of the Lolium perenne isolate Kyuss_39 chromosome 3, Kyuss_2.0, whole genome shotgun sequence genome:
TCCGGTTTGTATTACTAATCGGGACTAAAGCTACTCTGGATCGGGCTCTCTGGCGCTCCCATGtagaggatctttagtcccggcttGTAATGCAACCGGACTAAAGGGGGGCATGTAGTCTCGCATTGACAGTCCTAgatggccaaccgggactaaagcccgtctAGAACCTAGAGAAAAGACGGGCAGCCTCCGGTGAAGAGGTTGCCGGTGTCGGAGATGGAGTCGCCGAAGTTGAATATCGCGTTGTAACTCCGAGAGGAGGAACCGTGCCAGGTAGCGGTGAGGAGCAAGAGAACAGACACCACTGCCTTGGTCAGCATTTTTTCTAACTTGCGTTATAGAGATGACCAGAACGTTTGCAGTTTTGTGCTTGTCCGATCCTCTGGCCTGCCTGGAGTTGAAGATGCATCGAGATTTATAGGCTCGATCGGGAGTACGTCACTGCAGATTTCAAGTGTACGTGTCACTGACTCGCCGTTCCTCGATCGGTGGTGCGTTGATCAACATGGAGTGCTGGACACTGCTGGTTGACATGAAAACTTTGGCAGAAAGTTCTCTAATTTCGAGTTGAATCCGATCATAAATTGGACACTAACAGAATAACAGAATTTTGCATATGTATCTCGGATTCTCGGCGGGTTGACGTGAGAACTTTGCAGGAAGTTCTCTAATTCCGAATTGGAAACCAGTTCCAGTTCAGAAATACGTCGTGCCCTCCATGCCCAGCATGCATAAATACTGCCGAATAAGTCTGCTCCAGCCCACGTCCAACCTCCGTCCTCTAAGAGAAACTGGATCTACCAAACCCTAGCTAGCAAGGCGCGCCATGGAGGACGTGCTCGGCCTTGGCCTCTCACCAGGATTCAAGTTCGACCCTGACGACGATGAGCTGGTGGAGCTGTATCTGCTGCGCCGGATCCTTAGCCAACCGCTCCCGCTAGAGCGCGTGATCTGCGAGGACGATCCCCTAAGCGCGGCGCCATCGGAGCTCCTCAAGAAACACAATCGGAAGGAcgacgccttcttcttcgccAACGGACAAACGAAGCACGACAAAGGAAATCGGCAGAAACGAACCTGCGTCGGCGGCGGGACCTGGGAAGGGCAGAAGCCCATCGTGGACGGCGAGAGGCTGCGCGTCCCCGGCATCGGTGGCACGGATGAGATCACCTGGAGGAAATACATGCTCAACTTCCACCGCAAAGGCGAGAAAGGTAGCACGGGATGGGTCATGCACGAGTACTCGATCACGGCCCCCGACCATCTGGCCTCGTCGTCGCAGAGGCTGTATCGTATCCGGCTCAGTGGACATGGCAGGAATTCCAGGAGGGAGCGCGGCGACGACGGTGGTGCGCAAGAGAGAGCAGACGACGAGCCCGACCTCATCTCTGCGGCCAACTCCGTCTTCCCTGCAGCGGAAGTGGTAGATGATGAAGAGGGTGGCAGCGCATGGCCGGCTACGACGTCGTATTCAGATCAAGTCTACGAGTACGAGTACGGTTGGAGCTTCCCAGGTGCGAACGTTGGAGGATACACAGGGCCTAACGCTACGCCATCACCAGATCAAGGAGCCCCAAGCATGATGAATGAGTACGGTGGTGGTGCAGCGCCGGCGGTAGAGTCTCTATTCTCCGGCGATGAGTTGGTCATGGATTTTGAGCTGCCGGGTCAGCAGGACTTGAACATCGACGAGTTCATGGATTTCGAGCTGCCGAATCAGCTGAACTTCAGTATCGACGAGTTACTTGACTTTCTAGCCCCATCTGCTAGTTCGGAGGCACCTCTTCTTGATCAGTATTCCAGCGCTGGCGTGCAAACGCAATCTTCGATGCCCGCGCAAGGCATATTGTAGCTTGATTTTTGATCGACACGGGAGTTAGTGTGTGTATTAGCTAGCTAGCGATTTGCTTACACTTCTTTGTAATGCTATGCACGACGGCTTGCAACAAGCCAGGAATTCGATGTAACCTTTCGTGAACTTTGTGAATGACATGTTGGTGTTAATACCTGATCAGTAAATTTTCAGATTGCAATACTTACATCACCATTTTTTTCTTTTAATTAGTTTATCTTCTGAATGCATCGGTACTCGATAGATGATGGAATATATGTTGGGAGTGTGATGTACATGATGCATGCTCACGAGCAAGTGTTCAGTGGTGTGTATCTGTATGCTCCTTTCATGTGTGAGGTCTGCCTCAGTTTTACTGGTGCTGTGGAAACGATCAATCTTGTTTTGTGTTCCGTTTGGACAATGTACATTTAGTCAAAATATGTAGCAGCCAACGGCCGAGTGCATCCTATGGACttcttaggctggtgccaatgcaccacTTCACTCTAGcctgccacgtcagctttttccctcactctcaccccactttcaccccacggtgccaatgcacaggctatagtgccagcttTACTTCTTTTTTCTCAcgtcagcttttctctctcctcgacaTCAGCATTTCATTTCCAGATTATAACAATataaataatgcaagaaaattattttattgaactaaaattgttaccgattacatcataaaaaaaattacataaaaatttgaaaagattacataaaaatttgaaaaaattacataatctaGGAATTAGCCCACACATGCTCAATCAAATCATGCTGGAGCTGTGTATACATCGGTGTCCATCTGAATTCTGGCTGCTAGGCTTGGTGGTGCATGGTGGTGTATTGCAGGGCCGACATTTGAATCAACTGTCTCATAGATGTTGTCCAAATTTGTACCACGCTCATCgttgatgatcatgttgtgcagaatGACACATGCACGCATAATCAATCCAAGAGTACGCCTCGAGTAGGAGCGTCTCGGAACTGCTAGAATGTTGAACCTAGCCTTCAACACTCCAAAGGCACACTCGACATCTTTGCGATGCGCTGATTGAGCAGCAGTGAACACTCGATGCTTTTCACTTTGTGGAAGAGTAACACCTTTCATGAACACCGGCCAGGAGGGGTAGATGCCGTCGGCAAGGTAGTAACCATAGTGGTACTCGTGTCCATTCACCGTGAAGTTCACTACGGGTGCTTCTCCCCTAAGCACATCAGTGAACAACGGCGACTGGTTGAGTacattgatgtcgttgttggacccggccactccaaaaaaggcatgccagtattcacccaatctatccacaatgcgcagaaaaaGGGATCGCCTCATCCGATACCTTCGCCGAAAGTAGCTCGGAGGATAGTTGcagtcgtcggcgaagtagtcctcgaagagccgatcgtgggcacccagacgatcacgcctgatgaactctcggcggcgtcgacgtcttggcaccacctcctcgttGAGCATCTCCTCCTCATACTCCTCCTGGAACTGCTCGATCATATCACCCTCCATTCCGTCGCTCGAACTGCTGCTAGACGAAGACATGGCGTTGAGAGGAGTGGAAATGGAGAGTGGAGCTGATGAAGTGAGGTGTGGAATGAGTgaaatgtaatgtcccaggtttagaaacgatcgaggggtagattttagaaagggatgtgcattgcatcgtaaattccggggaaatttcacgcttttaaaacaaaactgcatcgaagggggacaggtttctctctcgacatcttacagggttagggtttcgagagtgcgacaaacttgttcctactcaactacattagggttttgagaagagagaagagatattacatcacaatcttaagttgcatgattgaattccaaattaagttgcaagattgaattcaaaccaaatttgaatttgaatttcaaattcaaacatcaaattgataTTCCATGATTCAAACTTAATATAATTCAATACACAATAAtaattaatcaagaatataaatagtacaatacttaataaagctcattaaggaaaacttgagctttattgataatcacacataatacaatgtcatttacaatatccagaatagtaatatgaaatattacaacacattacataaattggcaaaatggaagaaagaaaataaagaaaaattacaagagaatgattctatcctaaatactacaaagtagacttcatttgatcttggacttgataATCTTCAGGTccatcttgatcaattgcttgatccctgcacacaaacaaaacTAACAccacattatgccaagtggcaatgccacttggcaggttagcaaagaaatgagaaattgagaggatatgaccaaagctgccgagctgatccatctcacAGCCAAGTCCCAGGCCTGATGCAAAGCATCAggttacacacacacacagcctgctcacaaggctgtgtgcatgcagcacacacacacagtgagtcaccaaagtgaaatggtggagctgtcgaccagagaagcaagggccaggcatataaaaccttttccacagtaaaccctagctcattcatcgacaaAGCAGCAGGGTAAGCCACCAGATAGCAAGAACacctcaagaacaccaagaacaggtgaacagctagagctgtttcacCTATTCCCCAATCACCAGAAAGTAAACCAAGAtatcaagcttgcaaggaggagcagggcaagccaagaactcAATCAGCAGctgaacctctacaccaacacccatttctaggagctggagtgtgatacgcgtacaacacgcgtccgttgggaaccccaagaggaaggtgtgatgcgtacagcggcaagttttccctcagtatgaaaccaaggtttatcgaaccagtaggagccaagaagcacgttgaaggttgatggcggcgagatgtagtgcggcgcaacaccagggattccggcgccaacgtggaacctgcacaacacaaccaaagtactttgccccaacgaaacagtgaggttgtcaatctcaccggcttgctgtaacaaaggattagatgtatagtgtggatgatgatgtttgcagagaacagtagaacaattgcagcagattgtatttcagatgtaaagaatggaccggggtccacagttcactagaggtgtctctcccataagataaatagcatgttgggtgaacaaattacagttgggcaattgacaaatagagagggcatgaccatgcacatacatgatatgatgagtatagtgagatttaattgggcattacgacaaagtacatagaccgctatccagcatgcatctatgcctaaaaagtccaccttcaggttatcatccgaaccccttccagtattaagttgaaaacaacagataattgcattaagtatggtgcgtaatgtaatcaataactacatcctcggacatagcatcaatgttttatccctagtggcaacaacacatccataatcttagaggtttctctcactcccccagattcacggagacatgaacccactatcgagcataaatactccctcttggagttactagcaaaaacttggccagagcctctactaataatggagagcatgcaagatcataaacaacacatagatataaattgataatcaacataacatagtattc
Coding sequences within it:
- the LOC127339543 gene encoding uncharacterized protein produces the protein MEGDMIEQFQEEYEEEMLNEESPLFTDVLRGEAPVVNFTVNGHEYHYGYYLADGIYPSWPVFMKGVTLPQSEKHRVFTAAQSAHRKDVECAFGVLKARFNILAVPRRSYSRRTLGLIMRACVILHNMIINDERGTNLDNIYETVDSNVGPAIHHHAPPSLAARIQMDTDVYTAPA